GCGAGGGCTTCCGCCTCCGAACCGACGGCAAGGGCCGCCTGAGCCTGGTGCTCGACACCTGGGGCGGCCAGTTCATCCAGTTCACCCGCATCGGCGAGATGCTGGCCGGGCAGCTCAAGAAGATCGGCATCGAGCTCCAGGTCAAGGAGCTGGAGCGGAGCTTCGGTCAGAAGCGCAACGCTGCCAACGAGAACCAGATCTACGCCTGGCAGAACGACGGCTCGGAGCACCTCTACACCTTCCCCGGCCACGTCTTCCCGTTCGATCAGACGGGCGGCGGCGGTGCGCTCTACGCGACGTGGTTCCAGTCCAACGGCGCGCAGGGCAAGGAGCCGCCCGGCAAGATCAAGGAAGTGATGGACAAGTGGAAGAAGGCGTTCGGCGTGCCGGAGGCCGAGCAGGTCAAGCTGGGCAAGGAGATCTGGGCCACCGTCGTGGACGAGGTCTTCATGTCGGGCGTGGTCGGGCTGGCCGCCGCCGTGTCGGGCGTCCGGCTGATCAAGAACACCATGGGCAACATCCCTGCCCGCCAGTTCAACAGCCCGGACGGCAAGACCCCGGGCACGTCCCGACCGGCCCAGTTCTACTTCAAGAGCTGAGGCCTCTCGTCGCCGATGCGGGCCGCGCGTGACTCGTCACGCGCGGCCCTTTTCGTTACACTGCCCACGCATCGGGCGGGATGCGGGGCCTGCCATGCACGTCGCCTCGACGTGAGGCGCGTCTCCACGTCCTCGCCGGCCGCGGAGGCCCATTCCCCAATGCCGCTCCAGGTCACCGGCGCGCTCATGACCGACCTCGGCCGTCAGCGGGCGGTCAACGAGGACTGGTGCGGCTCTCTCACGCCGGACGAGTTCGACGATGACCCGCGTCAGCCATCGATCTGGGTCATCGCGGACGGGCTGAGCCAGTTCGGCACCGGCCGCGACGCCGCCCGCCTCACCGTCGAGGCGACGCTCGGCGCCGGCTGGGGGCCGGAGGTCACCGATCCCGGCCAGCAGCTCCTGACCGCCGCCGAGACGGCCAACCGGATCCTGTGGGCGCGCGCGCAGGACTCGTCCGATCCGGCACGCCTGCACGCCGCGACGCTCCTCGGCCTCGTCGTCAAGGAGGACGTCGCCTGGGTGGTCTCCGCCGGCGACTGTCGCGCGTACCTGCTGCGTGACGCGGCCGTTCGTCAGATCACCCGCGATCACACCGTCGCCGCCGAACAGGTCCGCGCCGGCCGTCTGCGCCCGGAGGATGTCGCGCGGCACCCGGGCCGCAACACCCTGACCCGCTGCCTCGGCTTTCGGGCGTCCGTCCACCCGGACCTGTTCCGCGAGCCGCTGGAGGCTGGCGACCGGCTGGTGATCTGCTCGGACGGCATCACCCGCCACATCTCGGACGACGAGCTCGCGCAGATCGTCCAGGAGTCCGCGCCGCAGCAGGCCTGCACCCGCCTCGTCGAGCTGGCGAATCAACGGGGCGGTGCTGACAACATCACGATCGGTGTGCTGGAGGTGGAAGAGGTTCACCAGCCGACGCGGGTGATCCCGCCCCGCCCGTCCCTACGCGACCTGAGCACCAGCAGGCTGGCCGCGCTCCAGGAGATCGGCCAGCGGATCAACGCCAGCCTCGACGTGGCCGAGACGCTCGAATCGGTGCTGAACAGCCTGGTCGAGATGACCGGGGCCGAGCGCGCCTGCATCATGCTCAGGAACCACGACACCGGGCAGCTCGCGTTCGAGGTCGGGCGCAACCTCGATGCCCAGGGCGTCGCGGAGGACGCGACGATCTCGCGGAATATCGTCGGGTCCGTCTTCCGAGACGGCAAGCCGCTCCTGCTCGGGGACGCGGTCGCCGACCCGCGCTTCAAGGCGTTCGAGAGCGTCGTAGTACAGGCGTTGCGCTCGGTCATCTGCACGCCGCTCGTCGTGCGCGGCGAGGTGATCGGCGTGGTGTACATCGACAACAGCCTCGGGGCCGAGCTGTTCACACCGTCTGACCTGGATCTCGTCACGGCGTTCGCGAACGTCGCGGCGGCGGCCATCGAGAATGCGCGGCTGCACCAGCGGCTTGAGGCGCAGGTCCGCGAGATCACGGCGATGAAGACGACGCAGGAGCGCATCCTCCGCAGCGTGAGCAGCGGCATCATCGCCGTTGACCGCGACGGCACGCTGACCAGCGCCAACCCGGCCGCCGCCGAGCTGTTCCTGACCACGTCCGATCAGATGGTCGGCAAGCGGCTCGACGCCTTCCTGCCGCCGCACTTCCTGAACCTGCTGGGGCCGCCGTTCATTGGAGACGGCAACGAGCCGGGCGCAACGGTTCAGGGCTTCGAGATGGCCGGCGTCATCGACGGGCGCGGATACGTCCATTTCAAGCACCACCTCTCGCCCCTGCGAGATGAGGCCGGCCAGACCGTCGGCTACGTTCTGGTGCTGGAGGATCATACCGAGCGCGAGCGGCTGGAGCGAGAACGCCGCAAGGCCGCCGCCGAGCGTTCGCAGATGGAGCAGATCTTCGGGCGGTTCATGCCGCGCGGCGTCTTCCAGGAGCTGATGCGGCAGGGTCCGGACCAGCTCAGGATCGGCGGGGATCGCCGCGAGCTGACCGTGATGTTCGCCGACATTCGCGGGTTCACCGGGATGTCGGAGCGGCTGGCGCCCGAACAAGTGGTAGAAGTCCTCAACAGCTACCTGACGGCGGCCACCGACATCGTCTTTGAGCACCAGGGGACGGTTGACAAGTTCATTGGCGACGCAATCATGGCGCTGTTTGGCGCACCGATGCAGCTCGAACAGCACGCACTCTTCGCAGTTCGGGCAGCGATGGCGATGCAGCGGCGTTTTGCCGAGACAGTGTCACGGAGCGGACAGCGCGCCAGCTTCGGGATCGGTATAAACACGGGCCAGGGGGTTGTTGGCACCATCGGCGCACCCCAGCTCTTGAGCTACACCGTCATCGGCGACGTCGTCAATGTCGCGGCCCGGCTCCAGAATGAGGCGCGCGCGGGCGAAGTGCTGGTCACCGAGGAGACGTTCCGGCTGGTGGAGCAGCACGTAGAATCGGAAGAGCTTGGCTCGATCTTCGTCAAGGGACGGCTCGCCCCAGTGACCATGTATAAAGTCACCGCTTTGCGACCCTGAAAGACGCAGGACGCGCACGGCGTGCGACAGCACCGACGCGGGAGATCGTTGCGTGAGACACCAGCCACAGCCGCCCCACACACCAGGGTTCTTTTCCCACCTCGGGGAGTTTGTCGCGCGGTTCCGATGGCTGGTGCTGGCCGTCTGGATCATCTTCGTCGGCGTCTCGGTGCTGGGCGCGCGGCAGGTCAAGGGCGAGCTGGTCTCCGGCGGCATCAACGTCCCCGGCAGCGAGTCGAACCGAGGCGAGGCGGTCCTGGCTGACGAGTTCGACCGCCGCCCGACGCGCACCGCCGCCGCGATCTTCACCAGCTCGAAGTTCAAGGTCACGGACCCGCAGTACCGCGAGGGAGTAGACCAGGCCGTCAAGCGGATTCAGGACGTCGAGGGCGTCGACCGCATCGTGACGTTCTACGTCTCCGGCCTGAAGCGGCTGGTCAGCGAGGACGAGCACACCACCTACGCCGTCATCAACCTCAAGGGCGATGAGGAGGAAGCGAAGGCCCTGGTCCCGAAGATCCGCGAGGAGCTGCACCGCGACCTCTCGAATGACATCGACGAGGCCTACATTATCGGCTTCCCGGCCGTGTCCTACGACATCTCGCAGGGCAGCGCCGAGGATCTCCACCATGCCGAGCTGTCGAGCCTGCCGCTGACGCTCTTCCTGCTGCTGCTCGTCTTCGGCACCGTGGTCGCATCGGGGCTGCCGGTGATGCTTGGCGCGGCGGCAGTGGTCACGGCGCTCGGGATTCTCTACCTCGTGGCACAGCGGATGGAGACCTCCATCTTCGCGATGAACACGGCGTCGATGATCGGTCTCGGTCTCGGCATCGACTTCTCGCTGCTGATGGTCAGCCGCTACCGCGAGGAGCTGGCGAAGGGCCGCACGCCGCACATGGCGACGGTCAAGACCGTCGAGACGGCCGGGACGTCCATCGTCTTCTCGGGTCTGACGGTCATGGCCGGCCTGTCGGTCATGCTGCTCTACGACCTGGTGCTGGTGCGGTCCATCGCGCTGGGCATGCTGCTGGTGGCTGGACTCGCGGTGCTTGGCGCGGTCACGCTGCTGCCGGCCCTGATGTGCCTTTTCGGACGGCAGGTCAACGCCTTCAACCTGATCCCCGGCCGCAAGCCGGGGCAGAAGCGGTCGTCCGGCACGGGCGTCTGGCACAGCTGGAGCCTGCTGGTCATGCGGTATCCCTGGCCGTTCCTGTTCCTGTCGGTCGGGCTGCTGGCAGCGATGTCCTGGCCGGCCCGCGACATGAACGCCATCGGCGCGGGTGGGCCGCAGGGCGTCGGCGAGGAGGCCGAGTCGCGGAAGGGCTTCGAGATTCTCTCCCGGTCGTTCCCCGTGGGCGAGGTCGCCCCGATCTCGATCATCGTCAAGCTGAACAAGCAGGATGCGGCGTTTGAGACGGCCAACCGCGAAGGCGTGTTCAAGCTGACGCAGGAGCTGACCGACGACAAGACCCGCGTGGCGCGCGTCGAGTCGATCGCGAATCTGCGCCCAGGCATGTCGCTTGACGAGTTCAAGGCCGTCACGCCCGAGCAGTTGATCGGCACGGACCCGCGTCAGCGGGCGCTGATCGCGCAGTACGTCAACATCGACCGCACCCGCGACATGTATCACGTCGTCGTGATCTCGAACTTCGCGGAGGTCGCGCCGGAGACGACGGATCTCGTGAAGGACATCCGCGCCACTGTCGTGCCGGGCATCCGCGAGCTGCGCGGGGCCGAGGTGCTGGTCACCGGGCAGTCGGCGCTGACCCTCGACTACCGCGACGAGCTGTTCGGGCAGTTCCCGAAGCTCGTGGGGCTGGTGCTGCTGGTCACGTACTTCGTGCTGCTGCTCTTCTTCCACTCGCTGATCCTGCCGCTCAAGGCCATCTTGATGAACCTGATCGGCATCACGGCGAGCTACGGCTTCCTGGTGATGGTCTTCGAGTGGGGCATCCTCGACAAGATCCTCGGCTTCGATCACCTCGGCCGCCTGACGATGTTCCCGCCGGTGATCTTGTTCTCGATCCTCTTCGGCCTCTCGACGGACTATGAGGTCTTCCTGCTCAGCCGGGTGAAGGAGATCTACGAGCACCAGAAGCACAAGCTCGACGAGCAGTTCGGCCCGAACGCCGTCCACGACGCGGAGTACAACCACAAGCTGGACGAGATCAACGAGCACAGCGTGGCCGAGGGGCTGGAGCGGACGGCCGGCATCATCACCGCCGCCGGCCTGATCATGATCGTGGTGTTCGGGGCGTTCTCGCTCGGGCACGTGTTGGTGGTGAAGGAGTTGGGTATCGGCCTGTCGATGGCCGTGCTGCTAGACTCGACCATCATCCGCGTCATCATGGTGCCGGTCTCGATGAAGCTGATGGGCCACCTGAACTGGTGGATGCCGAAGGCGCTCGACTGGATCCCGACCATCTCCGAGCCGCCCAGCGACGATCTCGAAGAGGACGGCGCGCACGGCGCCCGCCCGATGCCCGGACAGGCCCGGTTCTGCGGTCGCTGCGGCGCGGTGCTGCCAGCACGGGCGCGCTTCTGCGGACGCTGCGGCCGGGTGCTGAGCGCCCCGCGTGACTATCCACAGCAGATGCCGGCCGGCGTTGGCGCGGGCATGGCCGCCTACGGCTCGGGCGAGACCGTGATGGGCGACATGCTCGGTGCACCGCGCCAGGACTGGGGCCGACAGGCCTCGGGCGGGCAGGCGATGATGCCGCAGGCCGGCATGGGTCTGTACCGTATCCCCATCGTGCTGCGGATCGGACGGACCGAGCATCGCGCCTGGCTCAACCTGCGTGACTGTCAGGTGGAGAAGGACCCGAACCTGCCGAACGTGCCGGTGATCGCCGTGG
This genomic stretch from Chloroflexota bacterium harbors:
- a CDS encoding ABC transporter substrate-binding protein; translation: EGFRLRTDGKGRLSLVLDTWGGQFIQFTRIGEMLAGQLKKIGIELQVKELERSFGQKRNAANENQIYAWQNDGSEHLYTFPGHVFPFDQTGGGGALYATWFQSNGAQGKEPPGKIKEVMDKWKKAFGVPEAEQVKLGKEIWATVVDEVFMSGVVGLAAAVSGVRLIKNTMGNIPARQFNSPDGKTPGTSRPAQFYFKS
- a CDS encoding MMPL family transporter codes for the protein MRHQPQPPHTPGFFSHLGEFVARFRWLVLAVWIIFVGVSVLGARQVKGELVSGGINVPGSESNRGEAVLADEFDRRPTRTAAAIFTSSKFKVTDPQYREGVDQAVKRIQDVEGVDRIVTFYVSGLKRLVSEDEHTTYAVINLKGDEEEAKALVPKIREELHRDLSNDIDEAYIIGFPAVSYDISQGSAEDLHHAELSSLPLTLFLLLLVFGTVVASGLPVMLGAAAVVTALGILYLVAQRMETSIFAMNTASMIGLGLGIDFSLLMVSRYREELAKGRTPHMATVKTVETAGTSIVFSGLTVMAGLSVMLLYDLVLVRSIALGMLLVAGLAVLGAVTLLPALMCLFGRQVNAFNLIPGRKPGQKRSSGTGVWHSWSLLVMRYPWPFLFLSVGLLAAMSWPARDMNAIGAGGPQGVGEEAESRKGFEILSRSFPVGEVAPISIIVKLNKQDAAFETANREGVFKLTQELTDDKTRVARVESIANLRPGMSLDEFKAVTPEQLIGTDPRQRALIAQYVNIDRTRDMYHVVVISNFAEVAPETTDLVKDIRATVVPGIRELRGAEVLVTGQSALTLDYRDELFGQFPKLVGLVLLVTYFVLLLFFHSLILPLKAILMNLIGITASYGFLVMVFEWGILDKILGFDHLGRLTMFPPVILFSILFGLSTDYEVFLLSRVKEIYEHQKHKLDEQFGPNAVHDAEYNHKLDEINEHSVAEGLERTAGIITAAGLIMIVVFGAFSLGHVLVVKELGIGLSMAVLLDSTIIRVIMVPVSMKLMGHLNWWMPKALDWIPTISEPPSDDLEEDGAHGARPMPGQARFCGRCGAVLPARARFCGRCGRVLSAPRDYPQQMPAGVGAGMAAYGSGETVMGDMLGAPRQDWGRQASGGQAMMPQAGMGLYRIPIVLRIGRTEHRAWLNLRDCQVEKDPNLPNVPVIAVDGLDVRPMPGQDPPEIQIRNARIRY
- a CDS encoding GAF domain-containing protein — protein: MPLQVTGALMTDLGRQRAVNEDWCGSLTPDEFDDDPRQPSIWVIADGLSQFGTGRDAARLTVEATLGAGWGPEVTDPGQQLLTAAETANRILWARAQDSSDPARLHAATLLGLVVKEDVAWVVSAGDCRAYLLRDAAVRQITRDHTVAAEQVRAGRLRPEDVARHPGRNTLTRCLGFRASVHPDLFREPLEAGDRLVICSDGITRHISDDELAQIVQESAPQQACTRLVELANQRGGADNITIGVLEVEEVHQPTRVIPPRPSLRDLSTSRLAALQEIGQRINASLDVAETLESVLNSLVEMTGAERACIMLRNHDTGQLAFEVGRNLDAQGVAEDATISRNIVGSVFRDGKPLLLGDAVADPRFKAFESVVVQALRSVICTPLVVRGEVIGVVYIDNSLGAELFTPSDLDLVTAFANVAAAAIENARLHQRLEAQVREITAMKTTQERILRSVSSGIIAVDRDGTLTSANPAAAELFLTTSDQMVGKRLDAFLPPHFLNLLGPPFIGDGNEPGATVQGFEMAGVIDGRGYVHFKHHLSPLRDEAGQTVGYVLVLEDHTERERLERERRKAAAERSQMEQIFGRFMPRGVFQELMRQGPDQLRIGGDRRELTVMFADIRGFTGMSERLAPEQVVEVLNSYLTAATDIVFEHQGTVDKFIGDAIMALFGAPMQLEQHALFAVRAAMAMQRRFAETVSRSGQRASFGIGINTGQGVVGTIGAPQLLSYTVIGDVVNVAARLQNEARAGEVLVTEETFRLVEQHVESEELGSIFVKGRLAPVTMYKVTALRP